The genomic segment CCGGGTCCGGCGGTTGCCCACTCCGTTTTCCGCAAGATGCTCTGCGCGGCATCGCTCTCGGCGGGCTGCGAATCGGCTCCCTCGCTGGCCGGATCGTACGGCCACGAACTGGCGGCCGAGATCCGCCGCCATGCTCCCGAGCTGAACTTTGGTCCCGGCCTGCTCGGCCTTCCGGTCGACTACCGCACCTGTCGCTCCGCCTGGTGCGCCGACTCACCAGGACCGGGCCTGATCACCGAGTCGACCGCGGGCGAACCGGTGGCCCTGTTCACCAGGACCCTCGACTGCCGGGAGGGAGCGCCGTCACCCGAGCCCGGGGCTCGCGGCCCGGGAGCGCCCGTGGACTGCTCCGGTGAGCGGGCCGGCAATCTGTTCATCACCTACTGGGCCTACTACCCGGAAAGCGCCTCGCTCCGTGGCGCCCCGGTCCTCGAACGGAAGGGCTATCACCCCCACGACTGGGAGTCCTTTCAGGTCCGGATCGGACCCGATGGCAACGTCGCCCAGCGGGCCTCGTCCCACGCCGGTTACAACCACACCCGTTCGGTCACAAACTGGGGATCGGACGCGGGTTGGGGGTTCCTGCGGCGGGCGGCCGAAAGGGCCGGATTGAGGAACCGCGGAGGCTGGGGGGAGGCGACCGGCAGGTATCTGGTGGCCGGAGGCAGCCACGCCGGTAACGTCGCGGACCGGGGCGATCGCAGCGACTATCCGGCCTACACCCCGGCGGCCAGGGTGAGACTGATCCCGCTGGAACGGATCCGGAACGGCCCGCTGGCCCGACCGGCCCGGTTCGACCCGATCACTCCGCCCTGGGACAAGGATGTGTGGCTGGACGGCGAGGCCGAAGGCACCGGCTGACGGCGTCGAAGCCCGACTCCGGCCCGGTTCCCGGCGAACGCTCTAGCCGGCGTCGTCTGCCTCAGTCGGGGCCTTGACGGATGCGGTCGGGAGGGGTAACTTGGAACTGCTCCCGGCAATAGGGAGGTCAGGCTCTGAGCCGGGGGTGAACGGACTTCTAATCTGAAAGGTTCAGTCCCCACCATGAAGCCAAGAACGAACCACATCCGGCCGATGCCGGTCTGGCTTGTCTCTGTGATCGCTATCGCGGGCCTGGCGATTCTCGCGGCCCCGACCTTCGCAGCCCAGCCCCAGACCGGCAAATACTCCTACACGCTGATCACCAAATCCACCGGCTATCCGGCCATGACCACGGATTTCGTAGTTACCGGCAAGAAGGGGAAACGACGAATAAGCAAGTTCTCCTTCTACTTCACGCCCACCTGCCGTAAGGGGACCTCGAACCTGAACCTGAAGGTCGGGAGCAAAGGCAACTTCTCCGGCAAAGGAATCGTGACGGAGTTCTACTCCCTGGAGCCGTGGCCGGTGAAGGTGACCGGCCGGTTCACGAGCCCAAAGAGGGCAGAGGGAACGATCACCAGCAACTGCGGAAACGGGTCGAAGCTGCTTCACCTCAAGTTCGTCGTCAAGAAAGGCGGAAACAGGGTCTACACCAAGACCTAGAAACGTCCGGGACAGACCGCTCCAGGCCGAAAGCGGGTACTGCGCGGGGGTTCCGATCAGGGCGCCAGGGCAGCGATCAGCGAGGCTATGCTCTCTGGGCCGGTGATCGGGGTGATCACCGGCAGAGTGATCCCCCCATCTACATAGGCGTCGAGGCGATCCCGGATCGCTTCGGGGGAGCCGACCAGGAAGGTGTCCTCGATCAGGTCCCAGGGGGCGGCTGCCGCTGCGGCCGGGCGGTCCCTCGCCTCCCAGGCTTCGACCATGTCTGCGATCTCCTCCCCGTAGCCGAGCCAACGGAAGAAGTTGGCGTAGACCGGCACGGTGACGTAGCTCGAGAACATGAACCGGGCGAGCGGCTCCACCTGCTCGCGTTCCCCGGGAATGCAGAAGAAGCGGCAGAGTAGCTCGAACCCCTCCGGCGCCCCGGCGATGCCATCGACCACCCGGGGCAGACCGGCCAGCGGCAGGAAGTTGGTGAAGGCGCCGTCGGCCTTCTCGACCGCGAGCCGCAGCATCCTGCCGCGCAGCGCCGCAAGCACGATCGGGGTCGGGTGGGAGGGGGTGGTCTCCAGCTTGAAGCCCGTGTCGGTGCGCTCCCCGGCCAGGCCGACCCGCAGAAAATCAAGCGTTTCCTCAACCCTGCTGAGCGGCTTCTCGAACGGGATCCGGTTCCAGCCCTCGACCATCCGGTCCGAGGATGCACCGATCCCGAGCACGAACCGCCCCCCGGAGGCGTCGGTCAGGGCGGCAGCCTGCTGGGTGAGCAGAGCCGGACCGCGCTGGAACACCCCGACGATCCCGGTTCCGAGCCGGACGTTCTCGGTCCAGGCGGCACTCAGCGCGAGCGGGGTGAAGCCATCCGGTCCGCCGGTCTCACCGGTCCAGAGGTCGGTGTAGCCCTCCGCCTCCGCCAGCTGGACGGACTGCCTGTGGTCGGCAAGCGGGACTCCGGGAAGGGGCAGGGTCAGCCCCCAGCGTTGGGTCGACATGTCGGGAGCCTACCCGCGACCCAAGATCCAAGGGCAGGGTCCGACCGTGTTGCCGGAGCGGCCATCCTGGCCCCGCCATTGAAGGTGCCCGGTGGCCGTTCGGGCATTGTGGATGTATGACCGGGCGCCATTTTCCGGGCAGGTATAGCCTCCGGCCCATGAGCGTTCTCTCGCACGATGTCCGTTCCGGTTCAAAGCCCGATCGCAACCTCGCCCTGGAGATGGTCCGGGTGACCGAGGCGGCGGCGCTGGCAGCCTCCCGCTGGGTCGGCCGAGGCGACAAGATCGCAGCGGACGGAGCCGCGGTGGACGCCATGCG from the Solirubrobacterales bacterium genome contains:
- a CDS encoding LLM class flavin-dependent oxidoreductase gives rise to the protein MSTQRWGLTLPLPGVPLADHRQSVQLAEAEGYTDLWTGETGGPDGFTPLALSAAWTENVRLGTGIVGVFQRGPALLTQQAAALTDASGGRFVLGIGASSDRMVEGWNRIPFEKPLSRVEETLDFLRVGLAGERTDTGFKLETTPSHPTPIVLAALRGRMLRLAVEKADGAFTNFLPLAGLPRVVDGIAGAPEGFELLCRFFCIPGEREQVEPLARFMFSSYVTVPVYANFFRWLGYGEEIADMVEAWEARDRPAAAAAAPWDLIEDTFLVGSPEAIRDRLDAYVDGGITLPVITPITGPESIASLIAALAP